In one Mucilaginibacter sp. PAMB04168 genomic region, the following are encoded:
- a CDS encoding metallophosphoesterase translates to MRRLLQKWFKQPLIRLADEYSSRPDAVRVHGALTALYNSLITNNGKRGIIIPFDAEKDKFVILSDQHKGARNHADDFILSEKNYLAALDYYGQQQYHYINLGDSEELWENGILAVKKHNKATFEKEKLFLKSNAFIKIFGNHDLYWDNDPLAGIMLEQIYGVPVKIYEGVILQTKVNNKPLSIYLTHGHQGDLQSDGNWFSKWFVANVWGPLQAYLEINPNTPATNDHLKTQHNQIMYEWSSRQNNLLLITGHTHQPVFRSLTHLERLYIDLEKAEQQGDTAVAQSLRAQINKHVLKGDAKFSFPGYRPSYFNTGCCCYDDGDITGIEITEGCMRLIKWEYDKAGQPERIVLDESKLEEILIGLAEIRQ, encoded by the coding sequence ATGCGCCGTTTGCTGCAAAAATGGTTTAAACAGCCTTTAATTCGTTTAGCTGATGAATATTCATCCCGGCCTGATGCCGTGCGGGTGCATGGCGCGCTTACAGCATTGTACAACTCCCTCATTACCAACAACGGCAAGCGGGGTATTATTATACCATTTGATGCGGAAAAGGATAAGTTTGTTATACTTTCCGATCAGCACAAGGGCGCCCGTAATCACGCCGATGATTTCATCCTTTCTGAAAAGAATTACCTGGCGGCGCTTGACTATTATGGGCAGCAACAATATCACTATATTAACCTGGGCGATAGCGAGGAGCTTTGGGAGAATGGCATACTGGCGGTAAAAAAGCATAATAAAGCCACTTTTGAAAAGGAAAAGCTGTTTTTAAAAAGTAATGCCTTCATTAAAATATTTGGTAACCACGACCTGTACTGGGATAACGATCCGCTGGCGGGTATTATGCTGGAGCAGATCTATGGTGTGCCGGTTAAGATTTATGAAGGCGTAATATTGCAAACAAAAGTGAACAATAAGCCGCTGAGCATTTACCTCACTCACGGCCATCAGGGCGATTTGCAAAGTGATGGCAACTGGTTTAGTAAATGGTTTGTTGCCAATGTATGGGGGCCGTTGCAGGCCTATCTCGAAATAAACCCTAATACGCCGGCCACTAATGATCACCTTAAAACGCAGCACAACCAAATCATGTACGAGTGGAGCAGCCGGCAAAATAACTTGTTGCTTATTACCGGACATACGCACCAACCTGTTTTCCGCTCGCTTACCCATTTGGAGCGGTTGTATATTGACCTGGAAAAGGCCGAACAGCAGGGCGATACTGCCGTAGCGCAAAGTTTGCGTGCGCAAATCAACAAGCATGTGTTAAAGGGCGATGCTAAGTTTAGCTTTCCGGGGTACCGGCCATCTTACTTCAATACTGGTTGCTGTTGTTATGATGATGGTGACATTACCGGTATCGAAATAACGGAAGGCTGTATGCGGCTAATAAAATGGGAATACGACAAGGCCGGGCAACCTGAACGCATAGTATTGGATGAGAGTAAGCTGGAGGAGATATTAATCGGCCTGGCTGAAATTCGGCAGTAA
- a CDS encoding YtxH domain-containing protein: MSLLKWAVLGAAAAYGIKHITKKRVEDGKSIIDDWNEQAPEWIEKAKQYTDEAISKVTNRAQAAQEDYQ, encoded by the coding sequence ATGAGCTTATTAAAATGGGCAGTTTTAGGTGCTGCTGCAGCCTATGGCATTAAACACATTACAAAAAAACGCGTTGAAGACGGAAAATCAATAATTGACGATTGGAACGAACAAGCGCCTGAATGGATTGAAAAAGCAAAACAGTACACTGACGAAGCTATTAGCAAGGTAACCAACCGTGCACAAGCTGCACAAGAAGATTACCAGTAG